A genomic window from Lotus japonicus ecotype B-129 chromosome 1, LjGifu_v1.2 includes:
- the LOC130730778 gene encoding pentatricopeptide repeat-containing protein At5g39710-like encodes MKLLLRLSFNGVLRRPSVNTYNVVMIRGFSGNSESESESKAYAARILWRCSQERVDEAHKVLSQMIDTGFSPSVDTYNHIIHGYCRDNRFHEALGILSQMIHTGVSPSVATYNHIIHGYCAHKRVHEALGILRTMPHTPDALTYNIIIHEFCKLHHLDKAFQIKAEMLNNGILPNLYTYETLIHALCPLQRLSQAFHLFCEMLRRGLLPRDRTYNTLINAYCLQGQFSKAFQIHHQLLLHNADFVSAFSPSLVTYNALIHGYCFLGRLQEALGILRGMPQMGLSPDGVSYNAVISALCRIRELGKAFDLKFEMDEKSIGPLDEDTNESLMEPLSDEDTYSSLMNEYFAQGNLEKAYALEFDMDHDRYMLPCVTMSVFLNGLNKKARTSEAKWILLRKIFDWCSRFPTYIIYDTLIENCSNDEFKSVVGLVKGFSKRGLVSKAARAHDTMLEGNYKPDGAVYNLLIFDHCRCLNVRKAYNMYMEMVHYGFVPHMFSALALIKALHYCGRQNEMSWVIQNTLRSCNLNEFELPKVLNEIDFPKCQINALLDVLAEIAMDGLLLDGGKCSYASART; translated from the coding sequence ATGAAGCTCCTCCTCCGTCTTTCATTCAACGGCGTGTTGCGGCGGCCGAGCGTTAACACTTACAACGTCGTAATGATCCGCGGCTTCTCTGGGaactcagaatcagaatcagaatcgaAGGCTTACGCGGCTCGGATTCTATGGAGATGCAGCCAGGAGCGTGTAGATGAGGCTCATAAGGTTTTGAGTCAAATGATTGATACTGGGTTTTCTCCCTCGGTTGATACATACAACCACATTATTCATGGCTATTGCCGTGATAACAGGTTTCATGAGGCTCTGGGGATCTTGAGTCAAATGATTCATACTGGGGTTTCTCCCTCGGTTGCTACATACAACCACATCATTCATGGCTATTGCGCTCATAAGAGGGTTCATGAGGCTCTGGGGATTTTGAGAACCATGCCTCACACACCTGATGCTCTTACTTATAACATTATAATTCATGAGTTTTGCAAACTCCACCACCTCGACAAGGCCTTTCAAATCAAGGCGGAGATGCTCAACAATGGCATCTTGCCTAATCTTTACACGTATGAGACGCTTATTCACGCCCTGTGCCCGCTTCAAAGACTGTCTCAAGCCTTTCATCTCTTCTGCGAGATGCTGCGCAGGGGTCTGTTGCCGCGTGACCGCACTTATAATACTTTGATCAATGCTTATTGTCTTCAAGGACAATTCAGTAAGGCTTTTCAAATCCATCATCAACTGTTACTACACAATGCTGATTTTGTTTCTGCCTTTTCGCCATCTCTTGTTACATACAATGCACTTATTCATGGCTATTGCTTTCTCGGGAGGCTTCAGGAGGCGCTGGGGATTTTGAGGGGCATGCCTCAGATGGGATTGTCCCCTGATGGTGTTAGTTATAACGCTGTTATATCCGCGTTATGCCGAATCCGGGAGCTGGGGAAGGCCTTTGATTTGAAGTTTGAGATGGATGAAAAGAGCATCGGTCCGTTGGATGAAGACACCAATGAATCACTTATGGAACCACTGTCGGATGAGGATACTTATTCTAGTTTGATGAATGAATATTTTGCTCAAGGTAACTTGGAAAAGGCTTATGCGTTGGAATTTGATATGGATCACGATCGTTACATGCTACCTTGTGTTACCATGAGTGTGTTTTTGAATGGACTTAACAAGAAAGCTAGGACAAGCGAAGCTAAGTGGATTCTTCTGCGCAAGATTTTTGATTGGTGTTCGCGATTTCCAacttatataatatatgataccCTGATAGAGAACTGCAGTAATGATGAATTTAAGAGCGTGGTAGGGCTTGTCAAAGGCTTCAGCAAGAGGGGTTTAGTGAGTAAAGCAGCCAGAGCTCATGACACAATGCTCGAAGGGAATTATAAGCCAGATGGAGcagtttataatttattaatatttgatcATTGTAGATGCCTTAATGTTCGTAAGGCCTATAATATGTACATGGAGATGGTGCATTATGGTTTTGTTCCTCATATGTTCTCTGCACTTGCTCTTATTAAGGCTCTACATTATTGCGGAAGGCAGAATGAGATGAGTTGGGTAattcaaaacacattgaggAGCTGTAATCTCAATGAGTTTGAGCTACCTAAAGTACTTAATGAAATTGACTTCCCGAAATGTCAAATTAATGCTCTTTTGGATGTACTAGCTGAAATTGCCATGGATGGCCTGTTACTTGATGGTGGAAAGTGTTCATATGCCTCAGCAAGAACCTAA
- the LOC130730777 gene encoding mRNA-decapping enzyme-like protein, which translates to MSQKKLTPNLDRQSTKVLNLTVLRRMDPFIDEILFTAAHVSLYDFNIESNQWSRKNVEGSLFVVQRNPQVKPEFQFIVMNRRNTDNLKENLLDFEYELKKPYLLYRNAKQEVNGIWFYNPDECEEVGNLFNRIIDEYPKAPPSTIMPSSNSEFEELEPVSIIRESLLESSSAAASANTPEDYVFINSLNASKVTGNYASSVESFGRPYHSATVTSTVPNGLFTPAPSVQIPSASHLASSASLETINIGNQVTKLVNPSTFLASNSSSSLISSRILSSVPPNAAVHHPLILPNQYGTPVFQHFPPPNPPLSLNPIPSPTPNRPVISRDKVRDALLSLVQDDQFIDMVFQKLLKVNLS; encoded by the exons ATGTCTCAGAAGAAATTGACGCCGAATCTGGATCGCCAAAGCACCAAGGTGCTCAATCTCACGGTGCTCCGGCGAATGGATCCGTTCATCGACGAGATCCTCTTCACCGCCGCACATGTCTCTCTGTACGACTTCAACATCGAAAGCAACCAGTGG AGTCgcaagaatgttgaaggatctcTCTTCGTTGTCCAAAG GAACCCGCAAGTGAAACCAGAGTTTCAGTTTATCGTCATGAATCGAAGAAATACAG ATAACCTAAAGGAGAACCTATTGGATTTTGAGTACGAACTTAAAAAACCATACTTGTTATATAGGAATGCAAAGCAAGAAGTTAATGGTATATGGTTTTACAACCCAGATGAATGTGAAGAAGTTGGAAATCTCTTTAATAG GATAATTGATGAATACCCAAAGGCACCTCCAAGTACAATAATGCCTTCTAGCAATAG TGAGTTTGAGGAGCTTGAGCCAGTGTCAATTATAAGAGAAAGCCTCCTAGAGTCATCGTCAGCTGCTGCTTCTGCAAATACTCCTGAAGATTATGTTTTCATTAACTCCTTGAAC GCATCCAAGGTTACTGGAAATTATGCTTCGAGTGTAGAAAGTTTTGGACGGCCCTACCATTCTGCAACTGTCACTTCTACTGTCCCCAATGGTTTATTCACTCCTGCACCTTCTGTACAAATACCATCTGCCTCTCATTTAGCTTCATCTGCCTCTCTTGAAACAATCAACATTGGCAATCAAGTCACTAAACTTGTTAACCCTTCTACTTTTCTTGCAtccaactcttcatcttcacTGATAAGTTCTCGTATACTTTCGTCTGTGCCACCTAATGCAGCTGTTCATCATCCCCTGATACTGCCAAACCAATACGGCACTCCAGTTTTTCAACACTTTCCACCACCTAATCCTCCTCTATCTCTTAACCCTATCCCTAGTCCCACACCTAATAGACCTGTTATCAGCAGAGATAAAGTCCGTGATGCACTTCTATCACTGGTTCAG GATGATCAATTCATTGACATGGTGTTCCAAAAGTTACTGAAGGTGAATCTTTCGTGA